In Synergistaceae bacterium, the DNA window GCAGTGTCGAGGCCGCTTATCTGTGCCCTCATGCTCTCGCTTATCTCCATTCCGGCTTCATCGTCGGCGGCACTGTTTATCTGGAAACCCGTAGACAGTGCCTGAATTGTCCCGTCGAGTTTCTTGCCCGTGTCCTTCATCACGTTGAAGGCACTTAACGCTGATATGTTGTGATTGATCCTCATGATCTCCTTCTCCGTCCTCTGGCTATGCCTCGTTTTTTGTTGGGATAATATTTATTGTCGGAATTTTCCGCTTCATGCTAAAGCTGAGTACCTGCCCCCTGCGTTCGTGATGAGAGCCTCCGCCTCGAGCTCCATCAGCGCGGAGTTCACGCTCACGAAGTCCTGCCCGGTCTCCCTGACGATTTCGTCTGCAGTACGCCCGCCCTGCCTCTGAAGCAATGAGTACACCGCCTGAGCATCTTCCGAGAGTTCAGGAGGTTCACCGAGCCCTAGCGACAACTGCTCACGATGACCGGCAACTGACGCAACGAACTCCTCAACGCTCACGAGAATTTTCGCCCCCTCAGCAATGAGCCTGTTAGTTCCGCCGCAAGTCTCCTCGCTGATTCGTCCCGGAACTGCCCAGAGTTCGCGGCCAAGACGTACGCACATTCTCGCTGTGTGCATCGCCCCGCCGGTCTCCGAACTCTCCACAACAACCGTCCTCCCTGAGAGTGCGGCAATGATTCTGTTGCGCTCTACGAACCTCCAGCCCTCGCCGGTTGTCCCGAAGGGGTATTCAGACACGATTGCTCCTCTCTCTGCGATGCGGCTGAACAAGTCTCTGTTCGACGAAGGATATATCACGTCGATTCCTGTCCCGAACACCGCAACAGTGAACCCATCCTCCGCGAGAGCTCCCCTGTGCCCTGCGCTGTCGACACCTGACGCACCTCCGCTGGTTACGGTTATTCCTGCGCGCGCTAAAGCCCTCCCGAGCTGCGTTGCTGTGTTCTGCCCGTATGAACTTGGCCGACGCGTCCCGACAACTGAGACCGACGGAAGCGAGATGTTCACCGTGCCTTTGACGTACAGCCCGACGGGGGGCTTGTCGAGATCAAGGAGAAGTGCCGGGTAGGTGATGTCCTTGATGGTGATGAATGATGCGCCGAAGGACTCCGTACGTTCGAGCTCCTGTTCTGCCCAGCTGTCTTTGGCGAGAAGGGAGGTGAGACGCTGCTTCTGTGAGCTCGTCATGCCCAGTTCCTCCCACAAGGAATGAGAGCCCGCGTCTTCCGGCGAGAACTCCGAGCAGAGCCGCCTGAACATCGAGCAGGGTACACCGGCGGCATTGAAGAGTAGGCCTGCTGTTGTTATGTCATACATGATATGATTAGCCTATCACAATTTTTTCGGAGGACAATTTTTTCATGGACAAGACGTTCTACATCACCACACCAATATATTACGTCAACGACATTCCGCACATAGGGCACGCCTACACGACGATAGCCTGCGACACGATGGCGCGCTACAAGCGGATGAAGGGCTACAGCGTCCGCTTCCTCACAGGGACTGACGAGCACGGGCAGAAGATTCAGGCGGCGGCAGAAGCTCAGGGCATAACTCCTCAGGCACTTGTCGACAGGATACACGTGAACTTCAAGGACTTGTGGCGTGTCCTCAACATCAGCAACGATGATTTCATCCGCACGACGGAAGAGCGGCACATCAAGGTAGTACAGGCAATGTTCGCGAAGCTGATCGAGCAGGGAGACATCTACAAGGGCACGTATTCAGGTTATTACTGCGTTCCCGACGAGACCTACGTCCCCGAAAACGCGATGGGCCCGAACAAGACCTGTCCCGACTGCGGCCGTCCTCTGACGATAATGGAGGAAGAGAGCTACTTCTTCAGAGGGAGCAAGTACGTTCCGCAGCTTATCGCGTACTACGAAGAACACATGAAGGCCGTAATTCCCTCCGTGCGCTACAACGAGATAATGAGCTTCCTCAAGGGCGGGGTAAAAGACCAGTCCGTCAGCAGAACGTCCCTGAAGTGGGGGATACCCGTGCCCGGCGACGAAAAGCACGTGATTTATGTGTGGTTCGACGCGCTCATCAACTACGCGGCGGCAATCGGCTACCTCGATGACCCGGAGATGTTCAAGAAGTGGTGGCCTCATGTCCGGCACATGGTCGGCAAGGACATCATACGCTTCCACTGCGTAATCTGGCCGCTGATGCTGCTCGCGCTCGGTCTGCCTCTTCCCGTCGAGGTTATCGCGCACGGCTGGTGGACGGTTGACGGCGAGAAGATGAGCAAGACGCGCAAGAATGTTGTTGACCCGTTCAAGATGGTCGACAGGTACGGCCTTGACCCGTTCAGGTATTTTCTTCTGCGTGAAGTGCCTTTCGGGAACGACGGCGATTTCTCGGAGCTCGCGCTTGTGGGGAGGATAAACAGCGACCTAGCCAACGACTTGGGCAACCTCCTCAACCGCACCCTTCAGATGATACAGAGCTACCGTGAAGGTGTTGTGCCTTC includes these proteins:
- the dprA gene encoding DNA-processing protein DprA; amino-acid sequence: MYDITTAGLLFNAAGVPCSMFRRLCSEFSPEDAGSHSLWEELGMTSSQKQRLTSLLAKDSWAEQELERTESFGASFITIKDITYPALLLDLDKPPVGLYVKGTVNISLPSVSVVGTRRPSSYGQNTATQLGRALARAGITVTSGGASGVDSAGHRGALAEDGFTVAVFGTGIDVIYPSSNRDLFSRIAERGAIVSEYPFGTTGEGWRFVERNRIIAALSGRTVVVESSETGGAMHTARMCVRLGRELWAVPGRISEETCGGTNRLIAEGAKILVSVEEFVASVAGHREQLSLGLGEPPELSEDAQAVYSLLQRQGGRTADEIVRETGQDFVSVNSALMELEAEALITNAGGRYSALA
- the metG gene encoding methionine--tRNA ligase; this encodes MDKTFYITTPIYYVNDIPHIGHAYTTIACDTMARYKRMKGYSVRFLTGTDEHGQKIQAAAEAQGITPQALVDRIHVNFKDLWRVLNISNDDFIRTTEERHIKVVQAMFAKLIEQGDIYKGTYSGYYCVPDETYVPENAMGPNKTCPDCGRPLTIMEEESYFFRGSKYVPQLIAYYEEHMKAVIPSVRYNEIMSFLKGGVKDQSVSRTSLKWGIPVPGDEKHVIYVWFDALINYAAAIGYLDDPEMFKKWWPHVRHMVGKDIIRFHCVIWPLMLLALGLPLPVEVIAHGWWTVDGEKMSKTRKNVVDPFKMVDRYGLDPFRYFLLREVPFGNDGDFSELALVGRINSDLANDLGNLLNRTLQMIQSYREGVVPSCVEPSSVLSGMAASTLGRVDEAMNSYAYSEALSVIWEFIGRANKFIDETMPWKLAKDEAQAERLSFVLLNLYEALRLSALLIAPTMPDTARRIWAQLGQEGDPLSMQYDAFTWGDGKGTAIKKAEVLFPRIDIEQWKKDREAEKAPVIPEPPHEEEIGIEDFGRVEMRVAQVTKCEEIPKSKKLYKLEVDLGYEKRTVCSGIKAFFTTEELIGKRVILVTNLKPAKLMGIESRGMILCASVKKDGKSEQLTLITPEKDIPLGSRVS